One segment of Desulfosudis oleivorans Hxd3 DNA contains the following:
- the frr gene encoding ribosome recycling factor has translation MLELVYEEIEEKMGKTLEVFKNDLKKVRTGRASLALLDGIVVDYYGTPTPLNQLASLSVPESRLIVIQPWDATAIKDVEKAILQANIDLTPSNDGKVIRLSIPPLTEDRRKEIAKRVNQMAEEHKVAMRNIRRDANETLKQMKKDGDISEDESFAGKDKVQKVTDGYIERIDEVFKAKEKEILEL, from the coding sequence ATGTTGGAACTGGTTTACGAAGAGATCGAAGAAAAGATGGGCAAGACCCTGGAGGTGTTCAAAAACGACCTGAAAAAGGTTCGCACCGGCCGTGCCTCCCTGGCTCTTCTGGACGGCATCGTGGTGGATTACTACGGCACTCCCACCCCCTTGAATCAGCTGGCTTCCCTGTCGGTGCCCGAAAGCCGGCTCATCGTGATTCAGCCATGGGACGCGACCGCTATCAAGGATGTGGAAAAGGCGATTCTTCAGGCCAATATCGACCTGACCCCCAGCAATGACGGCAAGGTGATCCGTCTCTCCATTCCGCCGTTGACCGAGGACCGGCGAAAAGAGATCGCCAAGCGGGTCAACCAGATGGCCGAAGAGCACAAGGTGGCCATGCGCAACATTCGGCGGGACGCCAATGAGACCTTAAAGCAGATGAAAAAGGACGGCGATATCTCCGAGGACGAATCCTTTGCCGGCAAGGATAAGGTTCAGAAGGTCACCGACGGCTATATTGAACGGATCGACGAGGTTTTTAAAGCCAAAGAGAAGGAAATCCTTGAACTCTGA
- the rseP gene encoding RIP metalloprotease RseP yields the protein MTTLFALIIVLGVLIFFHELGHFLVARLFGVGVEKFSLGFGPRLFGFKSGITDYQVSAIPLGGYVKMVGEDPDDEADLSEAEQAISFTHKPVGKRFLIVAAGPVFNMLLAVLIFYGLFQVYGKAYLLPVIGEVMPESPAAAAGMLAGDRVVAVDDTGVTTWDEMALMIQNSGGRALRLTVQREGGLLRVDVQPDPTDGETIFGEPRTDYKIGVAAAGEVVRERLNPVEAMGRSVDQTWEVIRLTAIGVGKMVSGTVSAKNLGGPILIAQMAGEQARQGSASLLAFIAFISINLAILNILPIPVLDGGHLLFFAIEAVRGRPVSARTRETAQQFGMFLILMLMVLVMYNDISRFFE from the coding sequence ATGACAACGCTTTTTGCTCTGATTATTGTTCTGGGAGTTCTGATTTTTTTTCACGAATTGGGCCATTTTCTTGTGGCCCGGCTGTTCGGCGTGGGCGTGGAAAAGTTCTCCCTGGGGTTCGGCCCCCGGCTCTTCGGCTTTAAGTCCGGCATCACCGACTACCAGGTCTCGGCCATCCCCCTGGGCGGGTATGTGAAGATGGTGGGCGAGGACCCGGACGACGAAGCGGATCTCAGCGAGGCGGAACAGGCCATCTCTTTTACCCACAAACCGGTGGGCAAACGGTTTCTTATCGTGGCGGCCGGGCCGGTGTTTAACATGCTGCTGGCCGTGCTGATCTTTTACGGCCTGTTTCAGGTCTATGGCAAGGCCTACCTGCTGCCGGTGATCGGCGAGGTGATGCCGGAAAGCCCGGCCGCGGCGGCCGGTATGCTGGCCGGGGACCGGGTGGTGGCCGTGGATGACACGGGCGTAACCACCTGGGATGAGATGGCCCTGATGATTCAGAACAGCGGGGGGCGGGCGTTGCGGCTCACCGTGCAGCGGGAAGGCGGCCTGTTGAGGGTGGATGTGCAGCCCGATCCCACTGATGGGGAAACCATTTTCGGCGAGCCCCGCACCGACTACAAGATCGGGGTGGCCGCCGCCGGCGAGGTGGTGCGCGAACGGCTCAACCCGGTTGAGGCCATGGGCAGAAGCGTGGACCAGACCTGGGAGGTGATCCGGCTGACCGCCATCGGCGTGGGCAAGATGGTTTCCGGCACGGTCTCCGCCAAGAACCTGGGCGGCCCCATTCTGATCGCCCAGATGGCCGGGGAGCAGGCCCGGCAGGGCAGCGCCAGCCTGCTGGCCTTTATTGCCTTTATCAGCATCAACCTGGCCATTTTGAACATTCTGCCCATTCCCGTTCTGGACGGGGGGCATCTGCTTTTTTTCGCCATTGAGGCGGTGCGTGGCAGACCGGTATCTGCCAGGACCCGGGAGACGGCCCAGCAGTTCGGCATGTTCTTGATTCTGATGCTGATGGTTCTGGTCATGTACAACGATATTTCCCGTTTTTTTGAATAA
- the tsf gene encoding translation elongation factor Ts, whose amino-acid sequence MGTISASLVKELREKTGAGMMDCKEALTACDGDIEKAVDFLRQKGLAKAAKRSGRETSEGIVESYIHMGGKIGVMVEVNCESDFVAKTDDFKEFARNVAMQIAATNPAGIAPEDVPADLLERERQVYRAQVLEMGKPENMVDKIVDGKIKKFFKESCLIEQQYVKNPDITIGDYLNETVAKIGESIRIKRFARFALGE is encoded by the coding sequence ATGGGTACAATCAGCGCGAGTCTGGTAAAAGAGCTTCGGGAAAAAACCGGAGCCGGTATGATGGATTGCAAGGAGGCCCTTACGGCCTGTGACGGCGATATCGAAAAGGCGGTGGATTTTCTGCGGCAGAAGGGCCTGGCAAAGGCGGCCAAGCGCTCCGGCCGGGAGACCTCCGAGGGAATTGTCGAGTCTTACATTCATATGGGCGGCAAGATCGGCGTGATGGTGGAGGTGAACTGCGAGTCCGATTTCGTGGCAAAGACCGATGACTTCAAGGAGTTTGCCCGCAACGTGGCCATGCAGATCGCGGCCACCAACCCGGCGGGCATCGCCCCCGAGGATGTGCCGGCCGACCTGCTTGAGCGCGAGCGGCAGGTCTATCGGGCCCAGGTGCTGGAGATGGGAAAGCCCGAGAATATGGTGGACAAGATCGTGGACGGCAAGATCAAGAAGTTCTTCAAGGAATCCTGCCTGATAGAGCAGCAGTACGTGAAGAACCCGGACATCACCATCGGGGACTACTTAAACGAAACGGTGGCAAAAATCGGCGAAAGCATCCGTATCAAGCGGTTTGCCCGCTTTGCCCTGGGAGAATAG
- the pyrH gene encoding UMP kinase, protein MTPRYKRVLLKLSGEALMGDQTMGISPDVLQYVAEEIESICRMGVQLAVVVGGGNIFRGVAASSYGMDRTSADHMGMLATVINSIALQDAIEKRGIATRVQSAIEVHAVAEPYILRKALRHLEKGRVVIFAAGTGNPYFTTDTAAVLRAEEIHAELLLKATKVNGLYDSDPVKNSGARFIKQITYMDVIKRQLAVMDATAITLAMDNHLPLVVFSMRDKGNARRIICGEDLGTYIGDEASADQSI, encoded by the coding sequence GTGACACCTCGGTATAAACGCGTACTGCTGAAACTCAGCGGCGAGGCCCTGATGGGAGACCAGACCATGGGCATCAGCCCCGACGTGCTTCAGTACGTGGCCGAGGAGATCGAGTCCATCTGCCGAATGGGGGTCCAGCTGGCCGTTGTGGTGGGGGGCGGCAACATCTTTCGGGGTGTGGCCGCCAGCTCCTACGGCATGGACCGTACCTCCGCCGATCATATGGGCATGCTGGCCACGGTGATCAACAGCATCGCCCTGCAGGACGCCATTGAAAAACGGGGCATCGCCACCCGGGTGCAGTCCGCCATCGAGGTGCATGCCGTGGCTGAACCGTATATCCTGCGCAAGGCCCTGCGTCACCTGGAAAAGGGCCGGGTGGTGATTTTTGCCGCCGGCACCGGCAATCCCTATTTCACCACCGACACCGCCGCCGTGCTGCGGGCCGAGGAGATTCACGCGGAACTGCTGCTCAAGGCCACCAAGGTCAACGGGCTGTATGATTCGGATCCGGTGAAAAACAGCGGCGCCCGGTTTATCAAACAGATTACCTACATGGATGTGATCAAGCGGCAGCTGGCGGTGATGGATGCCACGGCCATCACCCTGGCCATGGACAACCATCTGCCCCTGGTGGTGTTTTCCATGCGGGATAAGGGAAATGCCCGGCGTATCATCTGCGGCGAAGACCTGGGCACCTACATCGGCGACGAAGCTTCAGCGGACCAATCAATCTGA
- a CDS encoding phosphatidate cytidylyltransferase produces MHLKRWLTAAVAMPILIAVVFGAPAWFFALFICVAAVLALFEYYQIVFSGNTDSPLSITRLSGYGSAAIISGAALSGRFDVICLAASGLLIFSGACSLVEYRAGNPVFERVLRQVLGLIYIPLALSFLVVIRQGAHGPLWIMFLVFLVFLGDTGAFYGGRFFGKHKLLPAVSPGKTIEGAVGGMLATVGVGATINIFFPVLPWGLAMARLPWTTALIFFVVVSIVGQAGDLFESTMKRDAGIKDSGALFPGHGGILDRIDALIFAIPVAYLFKAYVFFL; encoded by the coding sequence ATGCATTTAAAACGATGGCTCACGGCAGCCGTGGCAATGCCTATTTTGATAGCGGTGGTTTTTGGCGCCCCGGCATGGTTTTTTGCCCTGTTTATATGTGTTGCCGCTGTCCTTGCGCTGTTTGAATATTATCAGATCGTCTTTTCCGGGAATACCGATTCCCCGCTTTCCATCACCCGGCTGTCAGGCTATGGGTCAGCAGCCATTATCAGCGGCGCGGCCCTGTCCGGAAGGTTTGACGTGATCTGCCTGGCCGCGTCCGGCCTGCTGATTTTTTCCGGCGCCTGTTCCCTGGTCGAGTACCGGGCCGGCAACCCGGTTTTTGAGCGGGTGCTCAGGCAGGTGCTGGGCCTTATCTATATTCCCCTGGCCCTCTCTTTTCTGGTGGTTATCCGTCAGGGCGCTCACGGTCCGCTGTGGATCATGTTTCTGGTGTTTCTGGTGTTTCTGGGAGATACCGGGGCCTTCTACGGAGGCCGGTTTTTCGGAAAGCACAAGCTGCTGCCCGCTGTCAGCCCCGGAAAAACCATTGAGGGCGCCGTGGGCGGTATGTTGGCCACCGTGGGTGTGGGGGCCACGATCAATATTTTTTTTCCGGTGCTTCCCTGGGGCCTGGCCATGGCCCGCCTTCCCTGGACAACGGCACTGATTTTTTTCGTGGTGGTCAGCATTGTCGGCCAGGCCGGGGACCTGTTTGAATCGACCATGAAAAGAGATGCCGGAATAAAGGATTCAGGCGCTCTTTTTCCCGGCCACGGCGGCATTCTGGATCGTATCGACGCGTTGATTTTTGCCATCCCGGTGGCCTACCTGTTCAAAGCATACGTGTTTTTTCTATGA
- a CDS encoding isoprenyl transferase — MNSDAPLPDLAVLDPARLPRHIAIIMDGNGRWAKQRSLERLEGHRRGVQVIEAIVTACTEIGVSCLTLYAFSTENWQRPAPEVEGIMALLEMFLAAKQQELKDNGVRLNVVGEVDMLPASVRAALDRAIEHTKSGNTLVLTLALSYGGRSEITAATRRIAADVVAGRIDVKDVDEALVSRYLYTHDMPDPDLMIRTSGEMRISNFLLWQLAYAELYVTPTLWPDFDKAELIRIIADFQSRDRRFGKV, encoded by the coding sequence TTGAACTCTGATGCCCCGCTGCCCGACCTTGCGGTACTTGATCCCGCCAGGCTGCCCCGGCATATTGCCATCATCATGGACGGCAACGGCCGGTGGGCCAAACAGCGTTCCCTTGAGCGGCTGGAAGGCCACCGCCGGGGTGTTCAGGTCATTGAGGCCATTGTCACCGCCTGCACCGAGATCGGTGTTTCCTGCCTGACGCTGTACGCTTTTTCTACTGAAAACTGGCAGCGGCCCGCGCCCGAGGTAGAGGGCATCATGGCCCTGCTGGAGATGTTTCTGGCCGCCAAGCAGCAGGAGTTGAAAGACAACGGGGTCCGGCTGAACGTGGTGGGCGAGGTCGATATGCTGCCCGCCAGCGTGCGCGCGGCCCTGGACCGGGCCATCGAACACACGAAAAGCGGCAACACCCTGGTGCTGACCCTGGCCTTAAGCTACGGGGGCCGCTCCGAAATCACCGCCGCGACCCGGCGCATCGCCGCTGATGTGGTGGCCGGACGGATCGATGTAAAGGATGTTGACGAAGCCCTTGTTTCCAGATACCTGTATACCCATGACATGCCCGATCCGGACCTGATGATTCGCACCAGCGGTGAGATGCGCATCAGCAATTTTCTCTTGTGGCAGCTGGCCTATGCCGAGCTGTATGTCACGCCGACCCTGTGGCCCGATTTTGACAAGGCCGAGCTGATTCGGATCATCGCCGATTTTCAATCCCGGGATCGCCGGTTCGGTAAAGTATAG
- a CDS encoding AIR synthase-related protein: MAHRLEIALKPGLTDAQGQKVKKRAADYLSISLSDVRVVHVITLDAALSEPQQWAVQEIFTNPVTQVSSFGPLAVAFDWIIWVGLRPGVKDNAGDTAKEAISDSLGRTFTDDEGVYTSRRYCLTGDGLSREQVETIARELLANDTIEQWRLFSKEEWDDTSGIGLIIPRVRLAHSPTVTLIPVESDAALMKVSDERNLALNPNDVPVIREYFVRKEVRERRRAVGLSDPTDIEVEYISQARSDHCNHNTFGGRFYYKDLITGETLKIDSLFATCIRQPTLDLQKEKPWVVSVLWDNAGMARFDEDHCYVITGETHNSPSNMEAYGGAMTGIVGVYRDPMGTGKGARLVMGGYGFCTGRRDYDGDLKPRLSPRRLLDGVIEGVKDGGNKSGIPTTFGQLYFDDGYMGKCLVFVTAIGILPAYINGEPSDKKTTRPDDLIVMCGGRVGKDGIHGVTASSEVYSEHTPAGHVQIGDPYTQKKMHDFLLCARDAGLIQFITDNGGGGLSSSVGESALYSGGCEVWLEKVPLKYAGLDQWEIWVSESQERMTVAVAPENIDRFLALSADHAVESTVIGKYTDSGMLHILYDGATCAYIDLDFMASDFPQWEFEAHWTPPEARGLCEPVLGGSPDFNTLLSDMLARPNICSREWVARQYDHEVQGGSAVKPLVGADRDIASDAAVTRPVLASEKGIAFAQALLPAYSKIDAYHMTTAVIDEAVRRLVAVGADPAGIGGVDNFCWPNIAYNPASNPDGRFKAAQLVRSCLALRDACNAFGIPLLSGKDSMYVDGHLAGRYGETRKVSALPTMQFSATAVVDDVTACTTLEAKAEGDLVYVAGITRNELGASEYYELLGFTGLTIPRVRFDESSAVCRAVATAIGRGLCASVHGVYRGGLGVHLAFVAMGGNLGMTVDLSKIVQEPGLSDHALLFSESPARFVITVAPENRAAFEALWQDAPCACIGTVTGKNGRLTLSGQNGKPLVDREGATLKQTWKQPFGNLI; encoded by the coding sequence ATGGCCCACCGGCTTGAAATTGCCTTAAAGCCCGGTTTAACCGATGCCCAGGGACAGAAAGTCAAAAAAAGGGCCGCGGACTACCTGTCCATCTCTCTGTCCGACGTGCGGGTGGTCCATGTGATCACCCTTGACGCGGCGCTGTCCGAGCCCCAGCAGTGGGCCGTGCAGGAGATATTCACCAACCCGGTGACCCAGGTCTCTTCCTTTGGTCCCCTGGCCGTGGCCTTTGACTGGATCATTTGGGTGGGGCTGCGGCCCGGCGTCAAGGACAATGCCGGCGACACCGCAAAAGAGGCCATCTCCGACAGCCTGGGCCGCACGTTTACCGATGACGAGGGGGTCTACACTTCCAGGCGGTACTGCCTGACAGGCGACGGTCTTTCCCGGGAGCAGGTGGAGACCATTGCAAGAGAGCTGCTGGCCAACGACACCATTGAGCAGTGGCGCCTGTTTTCAAAAGAGGAGTGGGACGATACCTCCGGCATCGGCCTGATCATTCCCAGAGTGCGGCTGGCCCACAGCCCGACAGTGACCCTGATCCCGGTGGAAAGCGACGCCGCCCTGATGAAGGTGAGCGACGAGCGCAACCTGGCCTTGAACCCCAACGACGTGCCCGTGATCCGTGAATATTTTGTGCGAAAAGAGGTCCGGGAGCGGCGCCGGGCCGTGGGCCTCTCCGACCCCACCGACATCGAGGTGGAGTATATCTCCCAGGCCCGCAGCGACCACTGCAACCACAACACCTTTGGCGGCCGGTTCTATTATAAAGACCTGATCACCGGGGAAACCCTGAAGATTGACAGCCTGTTTGCCACCTGTATCCGGCAGCCCACCCTGGACCTGCAAAAAGAAAAACCGTGGGTCGTGTCCGTGCTGTGGGACAATGCCGGCATGGCCCGGTTCGACGAGGACCACTGCTACGTGATCACCGGCGAGACCCACAACTCCCCCTCCAACATGGAGGCCTACGGCGGCGCCATGACCGGTATTGTGGGCGTCTACCGGGACCCCATGGGCACGGGCAAAGGCGCCCGGCTGGTCATGGGGGGCTACGGGTTCTGCACGGGAAGGCGCGACTATGACGGGGACCTTAAGCCCAGGCTGTCTCCCCGCCGCCTGCTGGACGGGGTGATCGAGGGGGTCAAGGACGGCGGTAACAAGAGCGGCATTCCCACCACCTTTGGCCAGCTCTATTTTGACGACGGTTACATGGGCAAGTGCCTGGTCTTTGTCACGGCCATCGGTATTCTGCCCGCCTATATTAATGGTGAGCCCTCGGACAAAAAGACCACGCGGCCCGACGACCTGATCGTGATGTGCGGGGGCCGGGTGGGCAAGGACGGCATTCACGGCGTGACCGCGTCTTCCGAGGTTTACTCCGAGCACACGCCGGCGGGCCATGTGCAGATCGGCGACCCCTACACCCAGAAGAAGATGCACGATTTTCTGCTGTGCGCCAGGGACGCGGGGCTGATCCAGTTTATCACCGACAACGGCGGCGGCGGGCTCTCCTCGTCTGTGGGCGAGTCGGCCCTCTATTCAGGCGGGTGCGAGGTGTGGCTGGAAAAGGTGCCGTTGAAATACGCGGGCCTGGACCAGTGGGAGATCTGGGTCTCCGAGTCCCAGGAGCGCATGACCGTGGCCGTGGCCCCGGAAAACATCGACCGTTTTTTAGCCCTGTCCGCCGACCATGCCGTGGAGTCCACGGTAATCGGCAAATACACCGATTCGGGCATGCTCCATATTCTTTACGATGGCGCCACCTGCGCCTATATCGACCTGGATTTCATGGCCTCCGATTTCCCCCAGTGGGAGTTTGAGGCCCACTGGACCCCGCCGGAAGCCCGGGGCCTGTGTGAGCCGGTGCTGGGCGGCAGCCCGGATTTTAACACCCTGCTGTCCGACATGCTGGCCCGGCCCAATATCTGCTCCAGGGAGTGGGTGGCCCGGCAGTACGATCACGAGGTTCAGGGCGGCAGTGCGGTCAAGCCCCTGGTGGGCGCGGACCGGGACATTGCCTCGGACGCGGCCGTGACCCGGCCGGTGCTTGCTTCTGAAAAAGGCATTGCCTTTGCCCAGGCCCTGCTGCCGGCCTATTCGAAGATCGACGCCTACCACATGACCACCGCGGTCATTGACGAGGCGGTACGGCGGCTGGTGGCTGTGGGCGCTGACCCGGCCGGCATCGGCGGGGTGGACAACTTCTGCTGGCCCAACATCGCCTACAATCCGGCATCCAACCCGGACGGCCGGTTCAAGGCGGCCCAGCTGGTGCGCTCCTGCCTGGCCCTGCGCGACGCGTGCAACGCCTTTGGTATCCCCCTTCTTTCCGGTAAGGACAGCATGTACGTGGACGGCCACCTGGCCGGCCGGTACGGCGAGACCCGCAAGGTTTCGGCCCTGCCCACCATGCAGTTTTCCGCCACGGCAGTGGTTGACGACGTCACGGCCTGCACCACTCTGGAGGCCAAGGCCGAAGGGGATCTGGTCTATGTGGCGGGCATCACCCGGAACGAACTGGGGGCATCCGAGTATTATGAGCTTCTGGGATTTACCGGACTTACCATCCCCCGGGTTCGGTTTGACGAAAGCAGTGCCGTGTGCCGGGCCGTGGCAACCGCCATTGGCCGGGGTCTGTGCGCCTCGGTACACGGCGTCTACCGCGGCGGGCTGGGGGTCCACCTGGCCTTTGTGGCCATGGGCGGCAACCTGGGCATGACCGTTGACCTGTCAAAGATCGTTCAGGAGCCGGGTCTTTCCGATCATGCCCTGCTTTTTTCAGAAAGCCCGGCCCGGTTTGTTATCACCGTGGCCCCGGAAAACCGGGCCGCCTTTGAAGCTTTATGGCAGGACGCGCCCTGCGCCTGTATCGGCACGGTGACCGGTAAAAACGGGCGCCTGACCCTGTCCGGGCAAAACGGCAAACCGCTGGTGGACCGGGAGGGGGCTACGCTCAAACAAACCTGGAAACAACCATTCGGGAACCTGATATGA
- the rpsB gene encoding 30S ribosomal protein S2, with protein sequence MSYITMKELLESGVHFGHQTRRWNPKMKPYIFGARNGIYIIDLQKTVRMFKDAYDFIGHVAEKGGSVLFVGTKKQARESIYEEANRAEMFYVHNRWLGGMLTNFQTIKKSIDQLHYLNELVNDGSIERYPKKEQAGLMRQREKLDSVLGGIQSMTRLPAALFVIDVRKEAIAVGEARRLGIPVVAVVDTNCDPDNIDYVIPGNDDAIRAIRLMSSRVADACIDGRKRFEEKKQAFEDKAEAETEEKPRPAPAAAAAAEDQKPVEREVISDGTDGPIVERIRKTFTSAADYQEPEEDADEENSEA encoded by the coding sequence ATGAGTTACATCACAATGAAGGAGCTGCTGGAGTCAGGCGTCCATTTCGGTCATCAGACCCGGCGGTGGAACCCCAAGATGAAGCCCTATATTTTCGGGGCGCGAAACGGCATCTACATCATTGATCTGCAGAAGACCGTGCGCATGTTCAAGGATGCCTATGACTTTATCGGCCATGTCGCGGAAAAGGGCGGTTCCGTGCTTTTTGTCGGCACCAAGAAGCAGGCCCGTGAATCGATTTACGAAGAGGCCAACCGGGCCGAGATGTTTTATGTGCACAACCGGTGGCTGGGCGGCATGCTGACCAATTTTCAGACCATCAAGAAAAGCATCGACCAGCTGCACTACTTGAATGAGCTGGTCAACGACGGCTCCATCGAGCGTTATCCCAAAAAAGAGCAGGCCGGACTGATGCGGCAGCGGGAGAAACTGGACAGCGTGCTGGGCGGGATTCAGAGCATGACCCGGCTGCCGGCGGCCCTGTTTGTCATTGATGTCCGTAAAGAGGCTATTGCCGTGGGCGAGGCCCGGCGGCTGGGTATTCCGGTGGTGGCGGTGGTGGACACGAACTGCGACCCGGACAACATCGACTATGTGATTCCCGGCAACGACGACGCCATTCGGGCTATTCGCCTGATGTCTTCCCGCGTCGCGGATGCCTGCATCGACGGCAGAAAGCGGTTTGAAGAGAAGAAGCAGGCATTTGAAGACAAGGCCGAAGCCGAGACCGAGGAAAAGCCCCGGCCAGCACCGGCTGCAGCGGCGGCTGCCGAGGACCAAAAGCCCGTGGAACGGGAGGTGATCTCCGACGGCACCGACGGCCCCATTGTGGAACGGATTCGAAAGACGTTCACCTCGGCGGCGGACTATCAGGAGCCGGAAGAAGACGCCGATGAAGAAAACAGCGAGGCATAA
- a CDS encoding 1-deoxy-D-xylulose-5-phosphate reductoisomerase has protein sequence MKRLTLLGSTGSIGVNTLKVVSRFCDRFSVEALCARGSVDTLAEQVQRFSPSLAVVIDAPTAQALKERLPAGSRTEVLFGEAGYCHAVSLPGVDMVVSAMVGAAGLGPTIAAIKAGKAVALANKEVLVMAGETVMALAAQKGVPLLPIDSEHSAIFQCLQGNDKTFLSKIHLTASGGPFLNKTRQEIETATPEQALAHPTWTMGKKISIDSATLMNKGLEVIEARFLFDVPADCIEVVVHPQSIIHSMVSYIDGSMMAQLSVPDMKGAIAYALSYPERLDLNQPAPDLAALEQLTFFSPDLDRFPCLGLAFEACRRKKTFPAVLNAANEVAVDAFLREAIPFGRIPRVIEQVLAEHTGVTDPSLSDIKDADAWARQRAGALLP, from the coding sequence ATGAAGCGTTTAACCTTACTGGGATCCACCGGCTCCATCGGGGTCAACACCCTGAAGGTGGTGTCGCGGTTTTGCGACCGTTTTTCCGTGGAGGCCCTGTGCGCCCGGGGCAGCGTGGATACCCTGGCCGAACAGGTTCAGCGGTTTTCCCCGTCCCTGGCCGTTGTGATCGACGCGCCCACGGCTCAGGCGCTTAAGGAACGGCTGCCGGCCGGGTCGCGCACCGAGGTGCTTTTTGGTGAAGCCGGCTACTGCCATGCCGTCTCCCTGCCGGGTGTGGACATGGTGGTGTCGGCCATGGTAGGGGCCGCCGGCCTGGGGCCAACGATTGCCGCCATAAAGGCGGGAAAGGCCGTGGCCCTGGCCAACAAGGAGGTGCTGGTCATGGCCGGTGAAACCGTCATGGCCCTGGCCGCCCAAAAGGGCGTTCCCCTGCTGCCCATCGACAGTGAGCACAGCGCCATCTTTCAGTGCCTTCAGGGAAACGATAAAACGTTTTTATCAAAGATTCATCTCACCGCTTCGGGCGGGCCGTTTTTAAACAAGACCCGGCAGGAGATAGAGACTGCCACGCCGGAACAGGCCCTTGCCCACCCCACCTGGACCATGGGTAAAAAAATCTCCATTGATTCGGCTACGCTGATGAACAAGGGGCTGGAGGTGATCGAGGCCCGGTTTCTGTTTGACGTGCCGGCGGATTGCATCGAGGTGGTGGTCCATCCCCAGAGCATTATCCACTCCATGGTCTCCTATATTGACGGCTCCATGATGGCCCAGCTCTCGGTGCCGGATATGAAAGGCGCCATTGCCTACGCCCTTTCATATCCGGAGCGGCTGGATTTAAACCAGCCGGCCCCGGACCTGGCGGCCCTGGAACAGCTCACCTTTTTTTCCCCGGACCTGGACCGGTTTCCCTGCCTGGGGCTGGCCTTTGAGGCCTGCCGCCGGAAAAAGACCTTTCCGGCGGTGCTCAACGCGGCCAACGAGGTGGCGGTGGATGCTTTTTTGCGCGAGGCCATCCCTTTTGGCCGGATTCCCCGCGTCATTGAGCAGGTGCTGGCCGAGCACACAGGGGTGACAGACCCGTCGTTATCTGATATTAAGGATGCGGACGCGTGGGCCAGGCAAAGGGCCGGCGCCCTTTTACCTTAA